One stretch of Methyloversatilis sp. RAC08 DNA includes these proteins:
- a CDS encoding NAD(P)/FAD-dependent oxidoreductase encodes MTTARRGFIKGTLGLSAMAALYGCAGAGKGAKGHVVVVGGGYGGATAAKYISMWSEGGIRVTLVERNAAFVSCPISNLVLAGEKQLSDITIGYEGLAKYGITVVQDDVTAVDAEKRMIRLARGGDLAYDRLVLSPGVDFMYESLPGMASAAAKDSVLHAWKAGPQTVALRKQLEAMPDGGVFAMTIPKAPYRCPPGPYERACMVAHYLKQKKPKSKVLVLDANEEIVSKKGLFTKAWADSYNGMVEYRPQSELRDVDAGNRTAILEFDQVKASVLNVVPPQRAGDIAAKSGLKLINNRWVDINWLTMESTSTPNIHVLGDAIFPAPTMPKSGHMANQHAKVAAAAIINLMSGQPPSDAPLVMNTCYSFVDATNVVHVASVHPYDAATKQPQPVKGAGGLSAAPTEMEGKYALAWARNIWADMLT; translated from the coding sequence ATGACCACAGCGCGTCGTGGATTCATCAAGGGCACGCTCGGCCTGTCCGCCATGGCGGCACTTTACGGCTGCGCTGGCGCCGGCAAGGGTGCCAAGGGTCATGTCGTCGTGGTCGGTGGCGGCTACGGCGGTGCGACCGCCGCAAAATACATCTCGATGTGGAGCGAAGGCGGCATCCGCGTCACGCTGGTCGAGCGCAACGCCGCGTTCGTGTCCTGCCCGATCTCCAATCTCGTGCTTGCCGGTGAGAAGCAACTGTCGGACATCACGATCGGCTATGAAGGGCTCGCAAAGTACGGCATCACCGTGGTGCAGGATGACGTGACGGCGGTCGACGCCGAGAAGCGCATGATCAGGCTGGCCCGCGGCGGCGACCTCGCCTACGACCGACTGGTGCTGTCGCCGGGCGTTGACTTCATGTACGAGTCGCTGCCCGGCATGGCTTCGGCAGCGGCGAAGGACAGCGTGCTGCATGCGTGGAAGGCCGGTCCGCAGACGGTGGCGCTGCGCAAGCAACTTGAAGCGATGCCCGATGGCGGCGTTTTCGCGATGACCATCCCGAAGGCACCTTATCGCTGCCCGCCCGGGCCGTATGAGCGCGCCTGCATGGTTGCCCATTACCTGAAACAGAAAAAGCCGAAATCCAAGGTGCTGGTGCTGGACGCCAACGAGGAAATCGTGTCGAAGAAGGGTCTGTTCACGAAGGCCTGGGCTGACAGCTACAACGGCATGGTCGAGTATCGGCCGCAGAGCGAGTTGCGCGATGTCGATGCCGGCAATCGTACCGCCATCCTTGAGTTCGACCAGGTCAAGGCGAGCGTGCTCAACGTCGTACCGCCGCAGCGCGCGGGCGACATCGCCGCCAAGTCCGGCCTGAAGCTCATCAACAACCGCTGGGTCGACATCAACTGGCTGACGATGGAGTCCACCAGCACGCCGAACATCCACGTGCTGGGCGATGCCATCTTCCCGGCTCCGACGATGCCCAAGTCCGGTCACATGGCCAACCAGCACGCCAAGGTCGCGGCGGCGGCCATCATCAACCTGATGTCCGGGCAGCCGCCATCCGACGCGCCGCTGGTGATGAACACCTGCTACAGCTTCGTCGATGCGACGAACGTGGTGCACGTGGCATCCGTGCATCCGTACGATGCGGCGACCAAACAGCCCCAGCCGGTCAAGGGCGCAGGGGGGTTGTCGGCAGCACCGACCGAGATGGAAGGCAAGTACGCGCTCGCCTGGGCGCGCAACATCTGGGCCGACATGCTGACCTGA
- a CDS encoding thymidylate synthase has product MRQYLDLMRHVLEQGALKTDRTGTGTRSVFGWQMRFNLADGFPVLTTKKLHLRSIIVELLWFLRGDTNIAWLKENGVSIWDEWADENGDLGPVYGAQWRSWPTPDGRHIDQIAELVKGLRQNPDSRRHIVSAWNPASIPSMKLPPCHALFQFYVADGALSCQLYQRSADIFLGVPFNIASYALLTMMMAQVCGLKPGEFIHTLGDAHLYLNHVDQAREQLSRAPRPLPVMHINPAVTDLFAFVPDDFRLDGYDPWPHIPAKVAV; this is encoded by the coding sequence ATGCGGCAATATCTCGACCTCATGCGCCATGTGCTCGAACAGGGCGCGCTCAAGACCGACCGCACCGGAACCGGCACCCGTTCGGTGTTCGGCTGGCAGATGCGTTTCAACCTCGCCGACGGCTTTCCGGTGTTGACGACGAAGAAACTGCACCTGCGCTCCATCATCGTCGAATTGCTGTGGTTCCTGCGCGGCGACACCAATATCGCCTGGCTGAAGGAAAACGGCGTCAGCATCTGGGACGAGTGGGCCGACGAAAACGGCGACCTCGGTCCGGTGTATGGCGCCCAGTGGCGCAGCTGGCCGACGCCGGACGGGCGCCACATCGACCAGATCGCCGAACTGGTCAAGGGCTTGCGCCAGAATCCGGATTCGCGCCGTCACATCGTCAGCGCGTGGAATCCGGCCAGCATCCCGTCCATGAAGCTGCCGCCCTGCCATGCGCTGTTCCAGTTCTACGTCGCCGACGGTGCATTGTCCTGCCAGCTGTACCAGCGCAGCGCCGACATATTTCTCGGAGTACCTTTCAATATAGCGAGTTACGCGCTGCTGACGATGATGATGGCCCAGGTATGCGGGCTCAAGCCCGGCGAATTCATCCACACGCTGGGTGACGCGCACCTGTACCTGAACCACGTCGATCAGGCCCGCGAACAGTTGTCGCGCGCGCCGCGGCCGCTGCCGGTGATGCACATCAACCCGGCGGTGACCGACCTGTTCGCGTTCGTGCCGGACGATTTCCGTCTCGACGGCTATGACCCGTGGCCGCACATCCCGGCGAAGGTGGCCGTGTGA
- a CDS encoding dihydrofolate reductase translates to MPWHLPEDLKRFRALTMGHPMIMGRKTWDSLGRPLPGRTSIVVSRQPGLSIPGAIVVPSLAAAQLAAAQAEGGADAFLIGGAQLYALALPHVQRLLLTEIADPFDGDTVFPAFDRSEWIETAREAGISNSGLHYAFVDYARR, encoded by the coding sequence ATGCCCTGGCACTTGCCGGAGGATCTGAAGCGCTTTCGCGCGCTGACGATGGGCCACCCGATGATCATGGGCCGCAAGACCTGGGATTCGCTCGGCCGGCCGTTGCCGGGTCGCACCAGCATCGTGGTCAGCCGGCAGCCCGGATTGTCGATTCCAGGTGCCATCGTCGTGCCGTCGCTGGCTGCGGCGCAACTGGCTGCGGCACAGGCTGAGGGCGGCGCGGACGCCTTCCTCATCGGTGGCGCCCAGCTGTACGCACTGGCGCTGCCGCATGTGCAACGGCTTCTGTTGACCGAAATCGCCGACCCGTTCGACGGCGATACGGTGTTTCCCGCGTTCGACCGCAGCGAATGGATCGAAACCGCCCGCGAAGCGGGCATCAGCAACAGCGGGCTGCACTACGCCTTCGTGGATTACGCACGGCGCTGA
- a CDS encoding ArsR/SmtB family transcription factor produces the protein MDYDPELDKVFESVADYFGLLAEPARLKILHCLCDGERSVADVVDQSGLSQTNTSRHLNMLYRAGIVGRRKDGAMVFYKLIDPNFPSICRTVCIQIASGNSLNMPHRPSKASLKKVGKSLELASEQE, from the coding sequence GTGGATTACGATCCCGAGCTGGACAAGGTTTTTGAGTCGGTGGCCGATTACTTCGGACTGCTGGCCGAACCTGCAAGACTGAAAATCCTGCACTGCCTGTGCGACGGCGAACGTTCGGTTGCCGATGTCGTCGATCAGTCCGGTCTGAGCCAGACCAACACCTCCCGCCACCTCAACATGCTGTACCGCGCCGGCATCGTCGGCCGGCGCAAGGATGGCGCCATGGTGTTCTACAAGCTCATCGACCCCAATTTCCCGTCGATCTGCCGCACCGTCTGCATCCAGATTGCCTCCGGCAACTCGCTCAACATGCCACACCGGCCCAGCAAGGCATCGCTGAAGAAGGTGGGCAAGTCGCTCGAACTCGCGTCCGAACAGGAGTAA
- a CDS encoding c-type cytochrome yields MEQACPDYHEDSTEENILKKKLAGTALLWLGLSMACAQAADPNLGRNLAATCANCHGTDGNSAGGIPGLAGMSKAKMLGLINEFRSGAKPATIMHQLSKGYTDSQLDLIADYFASRTPVGGAK; encoded by the coding sequence GTGGAACAGGCGTGCCCGGATTACCACGAAGATTCCACGGAGGAGAACATTTTGAAAAAGAAACTGGCGGGCACGGCGCTGCTGTGGCTCGGCCTCTCAATGGCCTGTGCCCAGGCCGCCGATCCGAACCTCGGCCGCAATCTTGCAGCCACGTGCGCCAACTGCCACGGCACCGACGGCAACAGCGCCGGCGGCATTCCTGGCCTTGCAGGGATGTCGAAAGCCAAGATGCTCGGCCTGATCAATGAATTCCGCAGTGGCGCCAAGCCGGCGACCATCATGCATCAGCTGTCCAAGGGCTACACGGACAGCCAGCTTGACCTCATTGCAGACTATTTTGCGTCGCGCACACCGGTCGGAGGTGCCAAATGA
- the dcd gene encoding dCTP deaminase, giving the protein MSIKSDRWIRRMAEEHRMIEPFEAGQVREVDGRRIVSYGTSSYGYDVRCAAEFKVFTNINSTIVDPKTFDPNSFVEMNSESCIIPPNSFALARTVEYFRVPRNVLVVCLGKSTYARCGIIVNVTPLEPEWEGHVTLEFSNTTPLPARIYANEGVAQMLFFESDEPCETSYRDRGGKYQGQTGVTLPKI; this is encoded by the coding sequence ATGAGCATCAAGTCCGATCGCTGGATACGCCGCATGGCCGAGGAACACCGGATGATCGAGCCGTTCGAGGCCGGTCAGGTGCGCGAGGTCGATGGCCGGCGCATCGTGTCCTACGGCACCTCGAGCTACGGTTACGACGTGCGCTGCGCGGCCGAATTCAAGGTGTTCACGAACATCAACTCGACCATCGTCGACCCGAAGACCTTCGATCCGAATTCATTCGTCGAGATGAACAGCGAATCCTGCATCATTCCGCCGAACTCTTTCGCGCTGGCGCGCACGGTCGAGTACTTCCGCGTGCCGCGCAATGTCCTGGTCGTTTGCCTCGGCAAAAGCACCTATGCGCGCTGCGGCATCATCGTGAATGTGACCCCGCTCGAACCCGAATGGGAAGGCCATGTCACGCTTGAGTTCTCCAACACCACGCCGCTGCCGGCCCGCATCTACGCCAACGAAGGCGTGGCCCAGATGCTGTTCTTCGAGTCGGACGAGCCGTGCGAAACTTCGTATCGCGACCGTGGCGGCAAGTATCAGGGGCAGACCGGCGTCACGCTGCCCAAGATCTGA
- a CDS encoding PEP-CTERM sorting domain-containing protein produces MFRNLLLASSLAIVSTGAFASLDVSWIDGLENTGTGFDAGQTDTRYSFTALAGTATGTDGYGVVTTGSGFPFGSWLANNWDSVWLTPSANAAQSYDPSSAGLYKWSISFDLTGYDPAASAFSGRWASDNSGYVVFNGSTISTGSSFSSWTSFAASTGFVAGLNTIDFFVNNSAHRSGNPTGVRVEFLDSYTAVAAPVPEPASYAMILAGLLVVGAVARRRLG; encoded by the coding sequence ATGTTCAGGAATCTTCTTCTCGCTTCAAGTCTTGCCATTGTTTCGACGGGCGCCTTTGCATCGCTCGACGTGTCCTGGATCGACGGCCTCGAAAACACCGGTACCGGCTTCGATGCCGGCCAGACCGATACCCGCTACAGCTTCACCGCCCTCGCCGGCACGGCGACCGGCACCGATGGCTATGGCGTCGTGACCACCGGTTCGGGCTTTCCTTTCGGTTCCTGGCTTGCCAACAACTGGGATTCGGTCTGGCTGACGCCGTCGGCCAACGCGGCGCAGAGCTACGACCCGTCGTCGGCCGGCCTGTACAAGTGGTCGATCAGCTTCGATCTCACCGGCTATGACCCGGCAGCGTCCGCATTTTCCGGTCGCTGGGCGTCGGACAACAGCGGTTATGTCGTCTTCAACGGCAGCACCATTTCCACCGGCTCGTCCTTCAGCAGCTGGACCTCGTTTGCGGCCAGCACAGGCTTCGTTGCCGGCTTGAACACGATCGATTTCTTCGTGAACAACAGTGCGCATCGCAGCGGCAACCCGACCGGCGTGCGCGTCGAATTCCTCGACAGCTACACCGCGGTCGCTGCTCCGGTGCCGGAACCCGCGTCGTACGCGATGATTCTTGCCGGCCTGCTGGTCGTCGGTGCCGTCGCCCGCCGTCGCCTCGGCTGA
- a CDS encoding arginine/lysine/ornithine decarboxylase produces the protein MRFEFPIIIIDEDFRSENASGLGIRALAEAIEKEGLTILGVTSYGDLTSFAQQQSRASTFILSIDDEEFGGGSAAEIQAVLQNLREFVAEIRRRNADIPIFLYGETRTTRHITNDILRELHGFIHMFEDTPEFVARYIVREARAYLDSLPPPFFRALVHYAQDGSYSWHCPGHSGGVAFLKSPVGRMFHQFFGENMLRADVCNAVEELGQLLDHTGPVAASERNAARIFHADHLFFVTNGTSTSNKMVWHSTVAQDDIVVVDRNCHKSILHSIIMTGAIPVFLTPTRNHYGIIGPIPLSEFSPDVIRAKIEANPFARKVSNKKPRILTITQSTYDGILYNVEAIKDVLDGEIDTLHFDEAWLPHASFHDFYGDYHAIGEGRPRCKDSMIFSTQSTHKLLAGLSQASQILVQDSQTRSLDRDVFNEAYLMHTSTSPQYAIIASCDVAAAMMEPPGGTALVEESLAEAVEFRRAMRKVGAEFGADWWFKVWGPEHLAEEGLGTREDWTLRAGERWHGFGDLAEGFNMLDPIKATVITPGLDVDGDFADWGIPAGMLTRYLAEHGIIVEKTGLYSFFIMFTIGITKGRWNTLVTELQQFKDDYDNNEPLWKVMPEFVAAHSRYERVGLRDLCVRIHEMYKKHDIARLTTDMYLSPMEPAMKPAEAWARMAHREIDRVPIDDLEGRITSVLLTPYPPGIPLLIPGERFNRTIVNYLRFAREFNRAFPGFETDIHGLVGDGEGETINYLVDCVRD, from the coding sequence ATGCGCTTCGAGTTTCCGATCATCATCATCGACGAGGACTTCCGTTCCGAGAACGCATCCGGCCTGGGCATCCGTGCGCTGGCCGAGGCGATCGAGAAGGAAGGTCTGACGATACTGGGGGTCACCAGCTACGGTGACCTGACCTCGTTCGCGCAGCAGCAAAGCCGGGCATCGACCTTCATCCTGTCGATCGACGACGAGGAATTCGGCGGCGGCAGTGCGGCGGAAATTCAGGCCGTGCTGCAGAACCTGCGCGAATTCGTGGCGGAAATCCGCCGTCGCAATGCCGACATCCCGATCTTCCTGTACGGCGAAACGCGCACCACGCGCCACATCACGAACGACATCCTGCGCGAGCTGCACGGCTTCATCCACATGTTCGAGGACACGCCGGAATTCGTCGCGCGTTACATCGTGCGCGAAGCACGTGCCTATCTCGATTCACTGCCGCCGCCGTTCTTCCGTGCGCTGGTGCACTACGCGCAGGACGGTTCCTACTCCTGGCACTGCCCGGGCCACTCCGGCGGCGTCGCCTTCCTGAAAAGCCCGGTCGGGCGCATGTTCCATCAGTTCTTCGGCGAAAACATGCTGCGTGCCGACGTGTGCAACGCGGTCGAGGAACTGGGTCAGCTGCTCGACCATACCGGCCCGGTGGCCGCGTCGGAGCGCAACGCGGCGCGCATCTTCCACGCCGACCACCTGTTCTTCGTCACCAATGGCACGTCGACGTCGAACAAGATGGTGTGGCATTCGACCGTGGCGCAGGACGACATCGTGGTCGTTGACCGCAACTGCCACAAGTCCATCCTGCACTCCATCATCATGACCGGCGCGATTCCGGTCTTCCTGACGCCGACGCGCAATCACTACGGCATCATCGGCCCGATTCCGCTGTCCGAATTCAGTCCGGACGTGATCCGCGCGAAGATCGAGGCCAATCCGTTTGCGCGCAAGGTGTCGAACAAGAAGCCGCGCATCCTGACCATCACGCAATCGACCTACGACGGCATCCTGTACAACGTGGAAGCCATCAAGGACGTGCTCGACGGCGAGATCGATACCCTGCATTTCGACGAAGCCTGGCTGCCGCACGCGTCCTTCCACGATTTCTACGGCGACTACCACGCCATCGGCGAAGGCCGGCCGCGCTGCAAGGATTCGATGATCTTTTCCACGCAGTCGACGCACAAGCTGCTGGCCGGCCTGTCGCAGGCGTCGCAGATCCTGGTGCAGGATTCGCAGACCCGCTCGCTCGACCGCGACGTGTTCAACGAGGCTTACCTGATGCACACGTCCACCAGCCCGCAGTACGCGATCATCGCGTCGTGCGACGTGGCGGCGGCAATGATGGAGCCGCCGGGCGGCACCGCGCTGGTCGAGGAGTCACTGGCCGAAGCAGTCGAGTTCCGCCGTGCGATGCGCAAGGTCGGTGCGGAATTCGGCGCCGACTGGTGGTTCAAGGTGTGGGGTCCGGAACATCTGGCGGAAGAGGGCCTGGGTACGCGCGAAGACTGGACGCTGCGCGCCGGCGAGCGCTGGCATGGCTTCGGCGATCTGGCCGAAGGCTTCAACATGCTCGATCCGATCAAGGCGACGGTGATCACGCCGGGCCTGGACGTCGATGGTGACTTTGCCGACTGGGGCATTCCTGCCGGCATGCTGACGCGCTACCTGGCCGAGCACGGCATCATCGTCGAGAAGACCGGGCTGTACAGTTTCTTCATCATGTTCACCATCGGCATCACCAAGGGCCGCTGGAACACGCTGGTGACCGAACTGCAGCAGTTCAAGGACGACTACGACAACAACGAACCGCTGTGGAAGGTGATGCCGGAGTTCGTGGCAGCGCATTCACGCTACGAACGCGTCGGGTTGCGCGACCTGTGCGTGCGCATCCACGAAATGTACAAGAAGCACGACATCGCGCGCCTGACGACCGACATGTATCTGTCGCCGATGGAACCGGCGATGAAGCCGGCCGAAGCCTGGGCGCGCATGGCGCACCGCGAGATCGATCGTGTGCCGATCGACGACCTCGAAGGCCGCATCACCAGCGTGCTGCTGACGCCCTATCCGCCGGGTATTCCGCTGCTCATTCCGGGCGAGCGCTTCAACCGCACCATCGTCAATTACCTGCGCTTCGCACGCGAATTCAATCGAGCCTTCCCGGGCTTCGAAACCGACATTCACGGTCTGGTCGGCGACGGCGAGGGCGAAACGATCAACTATCTGGTCGATTGCGTGCGCGACTGA
- the soxC gene encoding sulfite dehydrogenase, which produces MSQITRRPGRIQRAPEGFLSPEQIREVSAGRRDFLRTAFASASLAVAGTSAARAADGDPAILTLPEHSTTLGRPVAERPYGAPSQFEAGLRRRESPGLTRVAGSSVSFSPLQGLFGIITPSGLHFERHHQGWHDIDPARHRLMINGLVKEARVYTMDDLMRLPSVSRIHFIECGANTGMEWGNVAVPTVQYSHGMLSCSEFTGVPLSVLLDDCGIDRKRAKFVLAEGADGSSMTRTISLDRALDDVLVAWGQNGEMLRPENGYPLRLVVPGVQGVSWVKWLRRIEVGDQPWATKDEAVHYIDLMPDGTHRQYTSIQECKSVITTPSGGQTLLDKGFHNITGLAWSGRGKVKRVDVSVDGGRNWRTARLETPVLSKALTRFNIDWVWDGSPAILQSRAIDETGYVQPTYAQLRAVRGTRSIYHNNAIQSWKLADSGDVSNVQVF; this is translated from the coding sequence ATGTCCCAGATCACCCGCCGCCCCGGGCGCATCCAGCGCGCACCGGAAGGCTTCCTGTCGCCGGAGCAGATAAGGGAAGTATCCGCCGGGCGTCGCGACTTCCTGCGCACAGCGTTTGCCAGTGCCAGCCTCGCCGTTGCAGGAACGTCTGCTGCACGGGCCGCCGATGGCGATCCGGCCATCCTGACACTGCCCGAGCACAGCACCACGCTGGGCCGTCCGGTCGCCGAACGTCCGTACGGGGCGCCATCACAGTTCGAAGCCGGCCTGCGTCGCCGCGAAAGCCCCGGACTGACCCGCGTGGCCGGATCGTCGGTATCGTTCTCGCCGCTGCAGGGCCTGTTCGGCATCATCACGCCGTCAGGCCTGCATTTCGAGCGCCACCATCAGGGCTGGCATGACATCGACCCGGCGCGTCACCGTCTGATGATCAACGGCCTGGTGAAGGAAGCCCGCGTCTACACGATGGACGACCTGATGCGCCTGCCGTCGGTGTCACGCATCCACTTCATCGAATGTGGCGCCAATACCGGCATGGAATGGGGCAATGTAGCCGTGCCGACCGTGCAGTACTCGCACGGCATGCTGTCCTGTTCGGAGTTCACCGGCGTGCCGTTGTCGGTTCTGCTCGACGATTGCGGCATCGATCGCAAGCGCGCGAAGTTCGTGCTGGCCGAAGGCGCTGACGGATCGAGCATGACCCGCACGATATCGCTCGACCGCGCACTGGACGACGTACTGGTCGCCTGGGGCCAGAACGGCGAAATGCTGCGCCCGGAAAACGGCTATCCGCTGCGCCTGGTCGTGCCCGGCGTCCAGGGCGTGTCGTGGGTCAAGTGGCTGCGCCGCATCGAAGTCGGCGACCAGCCATGGGCCACCAAGGACGAAGCTGTTCACTACATCGACCTGATGCCCGATGGCACGCACCGCCAATACACCTCGATCCAGGAATGCAAGTCGGTCATCACGACGCCGTCCGGCGGCCAGACCCTGCTCGACAAGGGCTTCCACAACATCACCGGTCTTGCCTGGTCGGGCCGCGGCAAGGTGAAGCGGGTTGACGTGTCGGTCGATGGCGGCCGCAACTGGCGCACCGCGCGGCTTGAAACGCCGGTGCTGTCGAAGGCGCTGACCCGCTTCAACATCGACTGGGTGTGGGACGGCAGCCCTGCCATCCTGCAGTCGCGCGCCATCGACGAAACCGGTTACGTGCAGCCCACCTATGCACAGTTGCGCGCGGTGCGCGGCACGCGGTCGATCTATCACAACAACGCCATCCAGTCGTGGAAACTGGCGGACAGCGGAGACGTGAGCAATGTCCAGGTTTTCTGA